In Fusarium oxysporum Fo47 chromosome XII, complete sequence, one DNA window encodes the following:
- a CDS encoding myosin head, motor domain-containing protein has protein sequence MPNLGRVSPRPRSIHSTNITLLNAIHTSYLHSKPYQLDARTSVVANAWHTSSQATPIVDTVLGEKVWEHARRRLENNCVLLQSLHPSTPSLFIPFLDTLPFVVPSSILTSLRALQPFLHCVTPHNPSTSRYAALALALDVSLEGRVSNASLSMPADGIDIASGLLGIAPEFGYRAFDVFYYLLTSISTQAEREFLSLKPASEYSILAASGTYQPPSHLAAADDGAAADDFRQAIRQIGIKGSTHRKLIATLAGLLTLGNTLDLNAPDNYCLHRQPADD, from the exons ATGCCCAACCTCGGTCGCGTCTCTCCCCGTCCTCGATCGATACATAGCACAAACATCACGCTCTTGAACGCCATTCATACCTCATACCTCCATTCAAAACCCTATCAACTCGATGCTAGAACTAGTGTTGTTGCCAACGCTTGGCATACCTCGAGCCAAGCTACGCCGATCGTCGACACCGTGCTAGGCGAGAAAGTATGGGAACATGCTCGACGTCGGCTTGAGAACAATTGTGTTCTGTTGCA GTCTCTTCACCCTTCGACTCCCTCACTATTCATCCCATTTCTCGACACACTGCCCTTCGTCGTTCCGTCCTCGATTCTTACATCACTTCGCGCCCTGCAACCATTTCTTCACTGTGTCACACCCCACAACCCGTCAACTTCACGATATGCCGCACTCGCCCTGGCTCTGGATGTGAGCTTGGAAGGGCGAGTGTCAAATGCTTCCCTATCGATGCCAGCCGACGGGATTGATATCGCCAGTGGTCTCTTGGGAATTGCCCCGGAATTCGGTTATCGTGCCTTTGATGTCTTTTACTACCTCCTTACATCCATATCGACGCAAGCGGAGAGAGAATTTCTGAGTCTAAAACCGGCATCAGAATACTCTATCCTGGCTGCATCTGGAACGTACCAACCACCTTCACACCTTGCTGCAGCCGATGATGGCGCAGCGGCAGACGACTTCCGGCAGGCAATCAGACAGATTGGCATCAAAGGTTCTACCCACCGAAAGCTCATTGCAACCCTCGCGGGTCTGCTCACACTCGGAAACACGCTCGACCTGAATGCCCCTGACAATTATTGTTTGCATCGACAGCCTGCCGACGATTAA